A genomic window from Levilactobacillus yonginensis includes:
- a CDS encoding CvpA family protein produces MVLSLIILAVLYFGFRRGYRRGLVLQILNTIGYIIVWLAARFGAKPLAAGIGQFVGNLSLNSSVSAVTASQSSSFFLNGIAFSAILTVGFFITHRVAYTLNKVTWLPVIHQVNSLAGGLINLVIRYVVIFLILNLIILLPSTGLQKSYQASPVAQFIVKQTPVLSKQVYSWWLTEQAA; encoded by the coding sequence TTGGTACTCAGTTTAATTATTTTAGCAGTTCTCTACTTTGGTTTTCGCCGGGGCTATCGGCGGGGACTAGTGCTCCAAATACTGAACACCATTGGTTACATTATCGTGTGGCTAGCAGCCCGGTTTGGGGCCAAGCCATTGGCGGCAGGAATTGGCCAATTTGTGGGAAATCTGTCGCTTAACAGTTCGGTGAGTGCGGTGACGGCCAGCCAGAGTAGTTCTTTTTTCCTAAATGGGATTGCCTTTTCTGCTATTCTAACGGTGGGTTTCTTTATCACCCATCGCGTTGCCTACACGTTGAACAAGGTGACGTGGCTACCAGTTATTCATCAAGTAAACTCGTTAGCGGGCGGTCTAATTAATTTAGTCATCCGCTACGTCGTGATTTTTTTAATTCTAAATTTAATTATCCTGTTACCAAGTACGGGATTACAAAAAAGTTATCAAGCCTCGCCAGTGGCCCAGTTTATCGTGAAGCAAACGCCGGTTTTATCAAAACAGGTGTATAGCTGGTGGTTAACTGAGCAGGCGGCTTAA
- a CDS encoding cell division protein ZapA yields MTEETHRFKAVIAGKSYTIVGQATDEHMRAVTELLNDQYKQLKELSPKISKEDAAILMAFNAISDQLKMAAASDQSAPKKDNAETGD; encoded by the coding sequence ATGACCGAAGAAACACACCGCTTCAAAGCTGTCATTGCGGGCAAGAGTTACACGATTGTGGGCCAAGCAACTGACGAGCATATGCGGGCAGTAACGGAATTGCTCAATGATCAATACAAACAGCTAAAAGAGTTGTCACCCAAAATCAGTAAGGAAGACGCTGCGATTCTGATGGCATTTAATGCTATTTCTGATCAGTTGAAAATGGCGGCGGCCAGTGACCAATCAGCTCCCAAAAAGGATAACGCGGAAACGGGGGACTAG
- a CDS encoding DUF1292 domain-containing protein, with protein sequence MNEDQEQITLVDENGNEELYDVLFTFESDDFGKSYILIYPSGKSEDEEVDIQAYALPADDDPANPSGGDLQLIESDEEWDMVESVLNTFLADGTIDPNAGKKD encoded by the coding sequence ATGAACGAAGACCAAGAACAAATCACATTAGTTGATGAAAACGGTAATGAAGAATTATACGATGTTTTATTTACCTTTGAATCTGATGATTTTGGTAAGTCATACATTTTGATTTACCCATCCGGCAAGAGCGAAGACGAAGAAGTAGATATCCAAGCCTACGCTTTACCAGCCGATGATGACCCAGCTAACCCATCCGGTGGTGACTTGCAATTAATCGAGTCCGATGAAGAATGGGACATGGTTGAATCAGTTCTGAACACCTTCTTGGCAGACGGAACGATTGACCCTAACGCTGGCAAGAAAGACTAG
- the ruvX gene encoding Holliday junction resolvase RuvX has protein sequence MKLMGLDVGSRTVGIAISDALGWTAQGVEIIRINEEEEVFGIDRVAELVKAHEVQGFVVGLPKNMNNSLGPRAAASKRYGEMLTERFHMPVDFEDERLTTVEAERMLVEQADTSRRKRKKVIDKLAAGLILQNYLDRRGKLTREK, from the coding sequence ATGAAGTTAATGGGATTGGATGTTGGTTCCCGTACCGTGGGAATTGCCATCAGTGATGCGCTAGGTTGGACAGCACAGGGTGTTGAAATCATCCGGATCAACGAAGAGGAAGAAGTTTTCGGGATCGACCGTGTGGCCGAATTGGTTAAAGCTCACGAAGTTCAAGGCTTCGTGGTAGGTCTTCCTAAGAACATGAATAATTCGTTAGGTCCACGGGCCGCTGCTTCCAAGCGGTACGGTGAGATGTTGACCGAACGTTTCCATATGCCCGTTGACTTTGAGGACGAGCGGTTGACAACGGTTGAGGCGGAGCGTATGTTAGTTGAACAGGCGGATACGTCTCGCCGCAAGCGTAAAAAAGTTATTGATAAATTAGCAGCCGGGTTGATCTTGCAGAACTATTTAGATCGGCGAGGAAAATTAACCCGAGAAAAGTGA
- a CDS encoding IreB family regulatory phosphoprotein, with protein sequence MSSLDKTMYFDFGANQPKDVHDTLVTVYQALEEKGYNPINQIVGYLLSGDPAYIPRINDARNLIRKHERDEIIEELVRVYLNQNGPVKPK encoded by the coding sequence GTGAGTTCATTAGACAAAACGATGTATTTTGACTTTGGGGCTAACCAGCCAAAGGATGTTCACGATACGCTGGTAACGGTCTATCAGGCACTAGAGGAAAAGGGTTATAACCCAATTAATCAGATTGTCGGCTACCTACTATCGGGCGATCCTGCATATATTCCACGTATTAATGATGCGCGGAACTTGATCCGTAAGCACGAACGCGATGAAATCATCGAGGAACTGGTGCGGGTTTACTTGAATCAGAATGGACCGGTGAAGCCTAAATGA
- the alaS gene encoding alanine--tRNA ligase produces the protein MKELSSSEIRQMYLDFFKSKGHAVEPSSSLVPQDDPSLLWINSGVATMKKYFSGQVVPENPRMTSSQKSIRTNDIENVGKTARHHTLFEMLGNFSVGDYFKKEAIGFAWELLTSPDWFGWDADKLYMTVYPKDTDAKDAWEAVGVAPDHIIAVEDNFWDIGEGPSGPDSEVFYDRGEAFNNLAADDPENYPGGENERYLEVWNIVFSQFNHEPDGSYKPLPRKNIDTGMGLERVVSIFQNARTNFETDLFLPIIHKTAELSDGKKYGDNHEDDVAFKVIADHARAITFAIGDGALPSNEGRGYVIRRLIRRAIVNGQKLGISGAFLDQLVPVVGEIMQSYYPDVLKQADYIAKIVRSEEDRFGETLNDGLNLLNSVIADLKEQGGTQIDGADAFKLYDTYGFPVELTEEYADDQGITVDQDGFKAEMQKQKDRARNARGKQTAMGLQHDLLINVKTPSEYVGYTDLETTSTLTELVVDDQLADEAPAGATVEAMFDTTPFYAEMGGQVADKGDILASDGTVVAHVTDVQHAPNGQNLHTLRLVAPMKKGTRYELKVDRKFHSKVEKNHTATHLLDKALREVFGEHTQQAGSLVEGDYLRFDFTHFGAVDPADLAKAEAIVNEKIFAEMPVKTVVTDIESAKKMGAIALFSEKYGKTVRVVSAGDFVTEFCGGNHVKNTNEIGLFKITSESGVGAGVRRIEAVTSAAAYKYLHDHDDILHAVGNALKVTQVTEVTQKVSALQAQVKSLEQQQTALEGKLASQEASAVFDKITTAGNYQLISGTVQVSKMDQLRALADTWRDQALSDVLVLGAEVNGKANLIVAVSADKQKQVKAGDLIKAIAPKINGGGGGRPNLAQAGGKNPAGLPDAMTAAVDWLSEQD, from the coding sequence ATGAAAGAGTTATCAAGTAGCGAAATTCGCCAGATGTACCTCGACTTCTTTAAGTCGAAGGGGCACGCAGTGGAACCAAGTTCGTCACTGGTTCCCCAAGATGATCCCTCATTATTGTGGATCAACTCCGGGGTGGCCACGATGAAGAAGTATTTCTCCGGCCAGGTTGTGCCAGAGAATCCCCGGATGACGAGTTCTCAAAAGAGTATCCGGACCAACGATATTGAAAACGTTGGGAAGACGGCGCGCCACCACACGCTGTTCGAAATGCTTGGGAATTTTTCTGTGGGTGACTACTTCAAGAAAGAAGCCATTGGATTTGCTTGGGAACTGTTGACGTCACCAGACTGGTTTGGCTGGGACGCTGATAAACTGTATATGACGGTTTACCCTAAGGATACGGACGCCAAGGATGCTTGGGAAGCGGTGGGCGTTGCTCCTGACCACATTATTGCCGTTGAAGATAACTTTTGGGATATTGGTGAAGGTCCTTCGGGCCCTGACTCCGAAGTCTTCTACGACCGGGGCGAAGCCTTTAATAACTTGGCTGCCGACGATCCAGAGAATTACCCTGGTGGCGAAAATGAACGCTACTTGGAAGTTTGGAACATCGTGTTCTCCCAGTTTAACCATGAACCGGATGGTAGCTACAAGCCCTTACCTCGTAAAAACATTGATACGGGGATGGGCTTAGAACGGGTCGTTTCCATTTTCCAAAATGCTCGGACGAACTTTGAAACCGACTTGTTCCTGCCAATTATTCATAAAACGGCTGAATTAAGTGACGGCAAGAAGTATGGTGACAATCACGAAGACGACGTGGCCTTCAAGGTGATTGCTGACCATGCCCGGGCTATTACGTTTGCCATTGGTGACGGGGCCTTGCCTAGCAATGAAGGTCGGGGTTACGTTATCCGGCGGCTGATTCGGCGGGCAATCGTTAACGGCCAGAAGCTGGGAATCAGTGGGGCTTTCTTGGATCAACTTGTCCCAGTGGTTGGCGAAATCATGCAGTCCTACTACCCAGATGTCTTGAAGCAGGCGGACTATATCGCTAAGATCGTTCGTTCTGAAGAAGACCGGTTTGGCGAAACGTTAAACGATGGGCTGAACCTGTTGAATAGTGTGATTGCTGATTTGAAAGAACAGGGCGGTACGCAGATTGACGGTGCCGACGCTTTCAAGTTGTATGATACCTACGGTTTCCCCGTTGAATTGACTGAAGAATACGCGGATGACCAGGGCATTACGGTCGACCAAGATGGCTTTAAGGCTGAAATGCAAAAGCAAAAGGACCGTGCTCGTAACGCGCGGGGCAAGCAAACAGCGATGGGGTTGCAACATGACCTGTTGATCAACGTTAAGACGCCTAGTGAGTACGTCGGGTACACGGACCTCGAGACGACCAGTACGTTGACCGAGTTAGTGGTTGATGATCAATTGGCCGATGAAGCGCCAGCTGGTGCGACTGTTGAAGCAATGTTTGACACCACGCCGTTTTACGCAGAAATGGGTGGTCAAGTTGCTGACAAAGGGGATATCTTGGCCAGTGACGGTACTGTCGTTGCCCACGTGACTGACGTGCAACACGCGCCTAACGGTCAAAATCTTCACACGTTGCGCCTCGTTGCGCCAATGAAGAAGGGCACGCGTTATGAACTGAAGGTTGACCGGAAGTTCCATAGCAAAGTTGAAAAGAACCATACGGCAACCCACTTATTGGACAAGGCTTTACGTGAAGTGTTCGGTGAACATACGCAACAAGCTGGGTCACTGGTTGAAGGCGACTACTTGCGGTTTGACTTTACTCACTTTGGTGCGGTTGATCCTGCTGACTTAGCCAAGGCTGAAGCCATCGTTAACGAAAAGATCTTTGCCGAAATGCCCGTTAAGACGGTTGTGACCGACATTGAATCCGCCAAGAAGATGGGTGCCATTGCGCTGTTTAGTGAAAAGTACGGAAAGACCGTTCGGGTCGTCAGTGCTGGTGATTTTGTAACTGAATTTTGTGGGGGGAACCACGTTAAGAATACCAATGAAATTGGCTTGTTCAAGATTACCTCAGAATCCGGGGTTGGTGCCGGTGTCCGGCGGATTGAAGCTGTGACTTCAGCTGCCGCTTACAAGTACTTGCACGATCATGATGACATTTTACATGCCGTAGGGAACGCTCTAAAGGTCACTCAGGTTACTGAAGTGACTCAGAAGGTTAGCGCCCTACAAGCACAAGTGAAGAGCTTAGAACAGCAACAAACAGCCTTAGAAGGCAAGTTGGCTAGTCAAGAGGCCAGTGCCGTGTTCGATAAGATTACGACTGCTGGGAATTACCAACTGATCAGTGGGACCGTACAAGTGTCCAAGATGGACCAATTGCGGGCGTTAGCAGACACTTGGCGTGACCAAGCCCTGTCCGATGTGTTAGTATTGGGAGCCGAGGTAAACGGGAAGGCTAACCTGATTGTTGCAGTGTCTGCGGACAAACAAAAACAGGTCAAGGCCGGTGATCTAATCAAAGCCATTGCCCCTAAGATCAACGGTGGTGGTGGTGGTCGTCCTAACCTGGCGCAAGCCGGTGGGAAGAATCCCGCTGGGTTGCCAGATGCTATGACAGCCGCAGTTGATTGGCTGAGCGAACAAGACTAG
- a CDS encoding DEAD/DEAH box helicase codes for MSKDFKEFNLQPYLMTALHKIGFVKPTAVQEKLIPIIASGKDVVGQSQTGSGKTHTFLLPIFNQLTEENQVQAVITTPSRELAYQIHTAAEQLAAEAPFEIRIGNYVGGTDKKRQIEKLHHYQPQLIIGTPGRVKDLIDSQALDVHTTRQFVVDEADMTLDLGFLDQVDKIAGRMPKNLQMMVFSATIPQRLNPFLRKYMNHPVVEEIPTDTIISDTIDNWLISTKGQNRNQLIYSLITMGEPYLVLIFANTKTRVEQIHDFLKNQGLKVAMIHGGIKPRERKRVMREVKNLQYQFVVATDLAARGIDIEGVSHVINDDIPEDLDFFIHRVGRTGRQGMPGTAITLYSPDEEVKISQIEALGIKFQPKRISNGEIVDSYDRNRRTKRAKSTAKLDPTLIGMVKKKKKKIKPGYKHQIKQIIHAKKDQEKRIAARQSARNERKRRKRESDRYQ; via the coding sequence ATGAGCAAGGATTTTAAAGAATTTAACCTGCAGCCGTATTTGATGACGGCCTTGCACAAGATTGGCTTCGTAAAGCCCACAGCGGTTCAGGAAAAATTAATTCCCATCATCGCTTCGGGCAAGGACGTTGTCGGCCAATCACAGACCGGGAGTGGGAAGACCCATACGTTCCTGTTACCGATTTTTAATCAACTGACTGAAGAGAACCAGGTTCAGGCAGTGATCACGACCCCTAGCCGGGAACTCGCTTACCAAATTCACACAGCGGCAGAACAACTAGCAGCTGAGGCACCTTTTGAAATTCGGATTGGTAATTACGTTGGGGGGACTGATAAGAAGCGGCAGATTGAAAAGCTGCATCATTATCAACCCCAATTGATTATTGGGACGCCTGGTCGGGTCAAGGATTTAATTGACTCACAAGCACTGGATGTGCATACCACACGGCAGTTTGTCGTCGATGAAGCTGACATGACTTTGGACTTAGGTTTCTTAGACCAAGTTGATAAGATTGCTGGCCGGATGCCTAAGAACCTGCAAATGATGGTCTTTTCAGCGACGATTCCCCAACGGTTGAACCCATTCTTACGTAAGTACATGAACCATCCAGTTGTTGAAGAGATTCCAACTGATACCATTATTTCAGACACCATCGACAATTGGTTGATTTCAACCAAAGGTCAGAACAGAAACCAACTGATCTATTCCCTGATTACGATGGGAGAACCTTACCTGGTCTTAATCTTTGCGAATACCAAGACGCGAGTTGAACAAATTCACGACTTCTTGAAGAATCAAGGCCTCAAGGTTGCCATGATTCACGGGGGCATCAAGCCTCGTGAACGGAAGCGGGTCATGCGTGAAGTTAAGAACTTGCAGTATCAGTTTGTGGTGGCAACCGACTTGGCTGCCCGGGGAATTGATATTGAAGGGGTTTCTCACGTGATCAACGATGATATCCCTGAAGATTTGGACTTCTTTATTCACCGGGTCGGTCGGACGGGCCGTCAGGGGATGCCAGGAACGGCCATCACCCTGTACTCACCAGATGAGGAAGTTAAGATCAGCCAGATTGAAGCGTTGGGGATCAAGTTCCAACCTAAGCGCATCAGCAATGGTGAAATCGTTGATTCCTATGACCGGAACCGCCGGACTAAGCGGGCTAAGAGTACCGCTAAGTTGGATCCAACCCTGATTGGGATGGTCAAGAAGAAGAAAAAGAAGATCAAGCCTGGCTATAAGCACCAAATCAAGCAGATCATTCACGCCAAGAAGGACCAAGAGAAGCGGATTGCGGCACGTCAGAGTGCGCGTAATGAGCGGAAACGGCGGAAGCGCGAATCAGACCGTTACCAATAA
- a CDS encoding bifunctional oligoribonuclease/PAP phosphatase NrnA, giving the protein MAIETAILEEIKKYETIIIHRHQRPDPDCIGAQLALRDILKASFPDKKVLAVGKHYPGFDWMGQADQDVADEVFQDALVIVVDTANQPRVDDERWQSGKAVIKIDHHPNDDAFGDLQWVLDQASSTSEIIYDWYDVNSAELTMPDDAARLLYAGIIGDTGRFMYPATSANTFAVASKLLTYNFSMTAVNQAEDEISPAMAKLSAYVYQNLEILPSGAAYLKLTDEIVESFGLAAKDSTSAVVPLPGKITSVVAWAIFVESKDQTFRIRLRSKGPSINELAKNHGGGGHALASGATAHDQAEIDQVIHELDELVANDKGENE; this is encoded by the coding sequence TTGGCCATTGAAACTGCCATTTTAGAAGAAATTAAAAAGTATGAAACGATTATTATTCACCGTCATCAACGCCCAGATCCTGATTGTATCGGGGCTCAATTGGCTTTACGGGATATTTTAAAAGCTAGTTTCCCTGATAAAAAAGTCTTGGCCGTTGGAAAACATTATCCTGGCTTTGACTGGATGGGTCAGGCCGACCAGGACGTGGCCGATGAGGTCTTTCAGGATGCCTTAGTCATCGTGGTCGACACGGCTAACCAGCCACGGGTCGATGACGAACGGTGGCAGTCGGGGAAGGCGGTCATTAAAATTGATCACCATCCCAACGACGATGCCTTTGGTGATCTTCAGTGGGTATTGGACCAAGCGTCTAGTACGTCTGAAATCATTTATGACTGGTACGATGTGAACTCTGCTGAGCTGACTATGCCTGACGATGCGGCACGACTACTGTATGCCGGCATCATTGGTGATACGGGTCGGTTCATGTACCCAGCTACCTCTGCCAACACATTTGCGGTAGCTAGTAAGCTTCTGACCTACAACTTTTCCATGACCGCCGTCAACCAGGCGGAAGATGAAATTTCGCCGGCTATGGCCAAGTTGTCCGCGTACGTTTACCAGAACCTCGAAATTCTGCCTAGTGGGGCAGCGTACCTTAAGTTGACTGATGAAATCGTTGAGTCCTTTGGACTAGCTGCCAAGGATTCAACGTCTGCTGTGGTGCCATTACCCGGCAAGATTACGTCGGTCGTTGCTTGGGCCATTTTCGTTGAATCTAAGGACCAGACGTTCCGCATTCGGTTGCGGTCGAAGGGGCCTTCCATCAATGAATTAGCGAAGAATCACGGTGGGGGCGGTCACGCTCTGGCCAGTGGTGCCACTGCCCACGATCAAGCAGAGATTGACCAAGTTATCCACGAGCTCGATGAGTTAGTGGCTAACGATAAAGGAGAAAATGAATGA
- the dinB gene encoding DNA polymerase IV, which produces MVPAKYTQRKIIHVDMDAFYASIEERDHPEFKGHPLIIARDPRRTGGRGVVTTANYVARQAGVHSAMNANEALKLSPNATFKDPDFPHYREISDQIHAIFHEYTDKIETVAFDEAYLDVTENKHHMHSAVQVAHAIQVEIFEKTHLTCSTGISYSKFLAKEASDFRKPVGVSVILPEDAHDFLMALPIERYRGVGKKTVPKMHELGIMSGADLFQRSQLELIHDFGKFGYVLYQRVRGIDERPVEYLRERKSIGKERTYGPPLTSLGEVENQLQRLAEMVAATVKQKQRHGKTLVLKFRDSEFNTITKRITQDDFIDNDAQVYYELALDLYHSVAKDEDPVRLLGITITGLAAQTFENLKLPLFGPNREK; this is translated from the coding sequence GTGGTACCCGCAAAATACACGCAACGAAAGATTATTCATGTTGATATGGATGCGTTCTACGCGTCGATTGAGGAGCGGGACCACCCAGAGTTTAAGGGGCATCCTTTGATTATTGCTCGAGACCCTCGTCGTACGGGTGGTCGTGGTGTTGTGACCACCGCTAATTATGTAGCACGACAGGCTGGGGTTCATTCTGCTATGAATGCTAATGAGGCGTTAAAACTCTCACCCAATGCCACGTTTAAGGACCCGGATTTCCCCCATTACCGAGAAATTTCGGATCAAATTCACGCCATTTTTCATGAATATACGGACAAAATTGAAACCGTTGCTTTTGATGAAGCCTATCTTGATGTGACGGAAAATAAGCACCACATGCATTCGGCAGTTCAGGTTGCCCACGCTATTCAGGTAGAAATTTTTGAAAAGACTCACTTAACGTGTTCAACGGGAATCTCATACAGTAAGTTCTTGGCCAAGGAAGCCTCTGACTTTCGGAAGCCGGTCGGAGTCAGTGTGATTTTGCCGGAAGACGCCCACGATTTTCTCATGGCATTGCCAATTGAGCGGTATCGGGGGGTGGGCAAGAAGACGGTGCCTAAGATGCACGAGCTGGGAATCATGAGCGGAGCGGACCTTTTTCAACGATCACAGCTGGAGTTGATTCACGATTTTGGCAAGTTTGGCTATGTGCTGTATCAACGCGTTCGTGGGATTGATGAGCGACCAGTGGAGTATCTACGAGAACGTAAATCGATTGGCAAGGAACGGACGTACGGCCCACCCCTGACCTCGTTGGGTGAAGTGGAGAACCAGCTGCAGCGCTTAGCGGAAATGGTCGCCGCAACGGTTAAACAAAAGCAACGTCACGGTAAAACCCTGGTATTGAAGTTCCGGGACAGTGAATTTAACACTATTACGAAACGGATTACCCAGGATGACTTCATCGATAACGACGCTCAGGTGTATTATGAACTGGCGCTGGACTTATACCACAGTGTGGCTAAAGATGAGGACCCCGTTCGCCTGCTAGGAATTACGATCACTGGTTTGGCAGCCCAGACGTTTGAAAATTTAAAATTACCGTTATTTGGTCCTAATCGTGAGAAATAG
- the yajC gene encoding preprotein translocase subunit YajC gives MLDSFNVAAATGGYSTLLILVVFLGLMYFLMLRPQQKQQKKHKDMMSELKKGDHVITIGRLHGVIDEINQADQTATLDCDGIYLVFDLRAIAQVTSQAPQAVTAPAAEEATSEAATEDKSAENSTDDTASDEAAEKTDDESAK, from the coding sequence GTGTTAGATAGTTTTAACGTTGCCGCAGCAACTGGTGGTTACTCAACGCTGCTCATTTTGGTGGTCTTCTTAGGTTTGATGTACTTCTTAATGTTACGGCCACAACAAAAGCAACAAAAGAAGCACAAGGACATGATGAGCGAGCTTAAAAAGGGCGACCACGTCATTACGATTGGCCGGTTACACGGTGTGATTGATGAAATCAACCAAGCCGACCAGACGGCTACCTTGGATTGCGACGGGATCTACTTGGTCTTTGACCTCCGGGCCATTGCGCAAGTAACTTCCCAAGCACCACAAGCAGTAACTGCCCCAGCTGCTGAAGAAGCAACTAGTGAAGCTGCTACCGAAGATAAGTCAGCAGAAAACAGCACTGACGATACTGCCAGTGACGAAGCTGCTGAAAAAACTGACGACGAATCAGCTAAATAA
- the ruvB gene encoding Holliday junction branch migration DNA helicase RuvB, translated as MADDERIVSPEPENQNEDSIEKSLRPQTLAQYIGQAPIKHELSVYIQAAKQREESLDHVLLYGPPGLGKTTLAMVIANEMGVQIRTTSGPAIEKPGDLVALLNELQPGDILFIDEIHRLPKIVEEMLYSAMEDFYIDIVVGQGPTAHPVHFPLPPFTLIGATTRAGLLSSPLRDRFGIVEHMAYYETADLQEIVTRSADIFNTTIATEGAHEVALRSRGTPRIANRLLKRIRDFAEVSPDHSTIDLAIVNHALKLLRVDSAGLDSTDIKLLETMIDYYNGGPVGLNTLAANVGEETETVAAMYEPYLLQRGYLKRTARGRVVTAAGYAHLGRELPPTANS; from the coding sequence ATGGCGGATGACGAACGAATCGTTTCACCAGAACCTGAAAATCAGAACGAAGATTCCATTGAAAAGTCTTTGCGTCCCCAAACGTTGGCGCAGTACATTGGGCAGGCACCCATCAAGCATGAACTGTCGGTTTATATTCAGGCGGCTAAACAGCGTGAGGAATCGCTCGACCACGTACTGCTATACGGGCCACCTGGTCTGGGGAAAACAACCCTGGCCATGGTGATTGCCAATGAGATGGGTGTGCAGATTCGGACAACCAGTGGTCCGGCCATTGAAAAGCCGGGTGACTTAGTGGCACTCCTAAACGAACTACAACCAGGCGACATTCTCTTCATTGATGAAATTCATCGCTTACCTAAAATCGTTGAAGAAATGTTGTATTCAGCAATGGAAGACTTTTACATCGACATTGTGGTTGGACAGGGGCCAACGGCGCATCCCGTTCATTTTCCCCTTCCACCGTTTACCTTGATTGGGGCCACCACACGGGCCGGCCTACTGTCTTCGCCGTTGCGGGACCGCTTCGGAATCGTTGAACACATGGCATACTATGAGACAGCTGACCTGCAAGAAATCGTGACGCGCTCAGCGGACATTTTTAACACGACGATTGCAACTGAAGGCGCCCATGAAGTGGCGCTGCGTTCACGGGGAACGCCGCGGATTGCCAACCGTTTGTTGAAACGAATTCGTGATTTTGCGGAGGTTTCACCAGATCATTCAACGATTGATCTGGCTATCGTTAATCACGCCTTAAAGTTATTGCGTGTGGATTCAGCGGGCTTGGATTCCACGGATATCAAATTGTTAGAAACGATGATCGATTACTATAATGGGGGACCAGTCGGTCTGAACACGCTGGCAGCCAACGTTGGGGAAGAGACGGAAACGGTGGCTGCAATGTATGAACCTTACCTGTTGCAACGTGGCTACCTGAAACGAACCGCTCGGGGGCGGGTTGTGACCGCCGCTGGGTACGCCCACCTAGGACGTGAGCTTCCGCCGACAGCTAATTCGTAA
- the ruvA gene encoding Holliday junction branch migration protein RuvA: MYEYLHGTITAVYPDHVVIDVNGVGYLVNTANPYRYQVGSEATTIYVYQAVSDSAQTLYGFADFAEKQLFLKLINVNGIGPKSALAILANPDHQGLMLAIKTNDTGFLTKFPGVGKKTAGQIVLDLQNKLDDLAPADDGTLFTPEVATTDGENPQLADAIAALTALGYRATAVNKIKPKLMKFAGESTNDYLSEGLRLLTK, translated from the coding sequence ATGTATGAATACCTCCACGGGACCATTACGGCCGTTTACCCAGACCACGTTGTTATTGATGTTAACGGCGTGGGGTATCTGGTAAATACGGCCAATCCCTACCGCTATCAGGTGGGCAGTGAAGCCACTACGATTTACGTGTACCAAGCCGTTAGTGACAGTGCACAAACGTTGTACGGCTTCGCAGATTTTGCGGAAAAGCAACTCTTTTTGAAGTTGATCAACGTGAATGGTATTGGCCCCAAGAGTGCCTTGGCTATTCTAGCAAATCCGGACCATCAGGGCTTGATGCTGGCTATTAAGACCAATGATACTGGCTTCCTCACGAAGTTTCCTGGTGTCGGTAAAAAAACGGCTGGTCAGATTGTGTTGGATTTGCAAAACAAGTTGGATGATCTGGCACCAGCAGATGATGGCACGCTGTTCACACCAGAAGTGGCAACAACCGATGGCGAGAATCCCCAGTTGGCTGATGCCATTGCAGCGTTGACTGCACTGGGTTACCGGGCGACTGCAGTTAACAAAATTAAACCAAAACTCATGAAATTTGCTGGCGAGTCCACGAACGATTATCTGAGCGAAGGTTTGCGGTTATTAACCAAGTAA